From Electrophorus electricus isolate fEleEle1 chromosome 8, fEleEle1.pri, whole genome shotgun sequence, the proteins below share one genomic window:
- the LOC113592310 gene encoding trace amine-associated receptor 13c-like: MNLNQTNHCFGFSCPGRSVATAVYVLSYVSAAAVVLLTVCGNLFIIISVCHFTQLHTPTNMLILSLAVSDCLVGVCVIPGALIWMIESCWIFNTFYCVCFIVIAYFLTSMSIFNVTLIAVDRYFALSKPFVYTRTVSLRTMCFVVLFNWFVLLFYNIALQYFNEHFASLVMCPGDCFLVLDQVWSLVDLVLTFVFPLSVIIILYVLVFFIAKKHATAIRELNSHTRTQTSKNMSDSMKSERKAAKVLGILVSVFVACLLPYFVYTVLGNVTQIEVEHFQKVLMLVYLNSSINPVIYALFYPWFRRCVKLILTLQIFYTDSALINVL, translated from the coding sequence ATGAATCTTAACCAAACCAATCACTGTTTTGGATTTTCTTGTCCAGGGAGATCTGTAGCAACTGCAGTGTACGTGTTATCATATGTGTCTGCAGCAGCTGTTGTTCTGCTGACAGTATGTGGGAACCTGttcatcatcatctctgtgtgtcacttcacgcagctccacacaccaactaacatgctcatcctctccctggctgtgtcagactgtctggttgGAGTCTGCGTGATCCCTGGAGCATTAATTTGGATGATAGAGTCATGTTggatttttaatacattttactgtgTATGTTTTATAGTGATTGCTTATTTTCTGACAAGCATGTCTATATTTAATGTcactctcattgctgttgatcGGTATTTTGCTCTCTCTAAGCCTTTTGTGTACACTAGAACAGTCTCTCTCAGGACAATGTgctttgtagttttatttaactGGTTTGTACTGCTGTTTTATAATATAGCACTTCAGTATTTCAATGAACACTTTGCAAGTCTGGTAATGTGCCCCGGAGACTGCTTCTTGGTCTTGGACCAAGTTTGGTCTCTGGTTGATCTTGTGTTGACTTTTGTCTTTCCACTTTCTGTAATAATCATATTGTATGTTCTAGTCTTCTTTATTGCCAAGAAACATGCCACTGCTATTAGAGAGCTTAATAGTCACACCAGGACTCAGACCTCAAAGAACATGTCAGACTCAATGAAATCTGAGCGAAAAGCAGCAAAAGTTCTTGgcattttagtgtctgtgtttgtggcctgTTTACTTCCATACTTTGTTTACACTGTATTAGGAAATGTAACACAAATTGAAGTAGAACATTTTCAGAAAGTGTTGATGTTGGTTTATCTTAATTCCTCCATTAATCCAGTGATTTATGCCTtgttttatccatggtttaggaGGTGTGTTAAGCTAATTTTAACTCTTCAGATATTCTACACTGATTCTGCCTTGATAAATGTTCTTTAA